Below is a genomic region from Eupeodes corollae chromosome 1, idEupCoro1.1, whole genome shotgun sequence.
ATACTGTGGCTACGCACCTGGCCAAAAGATAAATTTCGTACTCTATATAAATAATGAATCGTCAATTGATATAACCGAATGTGATGTCAAACTAAAGCAAGAGGTACGCTACGAAAGTCACAATCCACAGCATGAATATCGCTTGGATAAGAATCTTATAGCTCGCAAAAAATTCGGAAATGTTCTTCGATGGAGTCGTAAAGTGTATCGTGGTAGTTTGGAAATTCTCTCGATACCACCAACTTCATCGAAATTTCCATGTCCTATAGTTGTTtcgtattttataaaaattatagttAAGCCAACGGATTTTCATTGGAAAATCAAACTGAAAATTCCATTAACAATTGGTAGTATGCCAATAATGGATGATCAAACTTTGAGTCGTCATCAGACCAATGAGGAAAttattcaacaacaacaacagactCCGTCGTTGATTGTGACGGATAGTGATAATCCACCAGAGTACGTTCCAATGGGTAAGTATCATTATTATGATGATAAGGTCCATCAGAAACAATTATAAGTattcttgaatttttctaaTCCTATTGCAGTGCCTCCTTCCTATGAGGATGCCATGGCACTAAGTGAACGCTTCTTTGATGATACTGAATATTTGCATAATGTCAGCATGACTAACATTACCACTGACAATGGGGAATCATTCAAACCACGTTACCCAGTCTACTATGATTTTATGACGCCATTTATTCCGCCCGGTAGTGAAGAAAGTTctgatattttgtatttcagttAGAGAAAACTCAAGGTTTCCTCATTCactataatttaattgaaatatattcataaaatatttacctatttttttaaattcttttattttctttaatattttaaaatataaacaaacaagatatatttaaagtaaatttaaatttttgtgtggttttctttgtttctttgttctttgttttgtgtttgtagAAAACGTTATTGAGGGATCACCTTCGCAGCTGCGATTAGCGCTCCAGGATTCATCTCCGACGAGTAGAAATAGTAAAAAAGATGTAAATtgaacaaaacatgaaaacaaaattagaaaacgCTTATAAGCTAAGAAAcattcgaaaacaaaataaactacttatatatataatataaatactttAC
It encodes:
- the LOC129942171 gene encoding arrestin domain-containing protein 17 isoform X1, encoding MPIECLISFDHNPQGVYYSGQELSGVVELNVDTTKRIKAIHITVSGYAKVRWIKKGYPRDSERAACRAYKSYLSSRSYVLGSCSNSSIIDWLAGEYTYAFHVILPNNLPTSFDGKYGQIHYEIVTTIDRPGRYPKVYKLPFTVIHPIDLNSDPIYRVPLEILDRKRFWSFCCPTGPLTVKFSTPYCGYAPGQKINFVLYINNESSIDITECDVKLKQEVRYESHNPQHEYRLDKNLIARKKFGNVLRWSRKVYRGSLEILSIPPTSSKFPCPIVVSYFIKIIVKPTDFHWKIKLKIPLTIGSMPIMDDQTLSRHQTNEEIIQQQQQTPSLIVTDSDNPPEYVPMVPPSYEDAMALSERFFDDTEYLHNVSMTNITTDNGESFKPRYPVYYDFMTPFIPPENVIEGSPSQLRLALQDSSPTSRNSKKDVN
- the LOC129942171 gene encoding arrestin domain-containing protein 17 isoform X2, encoding MPIECLISFDHNPQGVYYSGQELSGVVELNVDTTKRIKAIHITVSGYAKVRWIKKGYPRDSERAACRAYKSYLSSRSYVLGSCSNSSIIDWLAGEYTYAFHVILPNNLPTSFDGKYGQIHYEIVTTIDRPGRYPKVYKLPFTVIHPIDLNSDPIYRVPLEILDRKRFWSFCCPTGPLTVKFSTPYCGYAPGQKINFVLYINNESSIDITECDVKLKQEVRYESHNPQHEYRLDKNLIARKKFGNVLRWSRKVYRGSLEILSIPPTSSKFPCPIVVSYFIKIIVKPTDFHWKIKLKIPLTIGSMPIMDDQTLSRHQTNEEIIQQQQQTPSLIVTDSDNPPEYVPMVPPSYEDAMALSERFFDDTEYLHNVSMTNITTDNGESFKPRYPVYYDFMTPFIPPGSEESSDILYFS